In one window of Armatimonadota bacterium DNA:
- a CDS encoding YidC/Oxa1 family membrane protein insertase, translating to MKSLRCHIKIKPGVVVIALVVGLGGLVAGGCMGRPQRPLPTGKIEELGVMLESVDRASDQSVRDQRHKWDDELRQLTSTPKPDPVKKASLEFAIGYAFECEEQYREAIDSYAAAAKGPLQVQARFRIGEIELLGRRERKAAVGAYSQAAMAMPEVRVWVRTAPETARPVVAEGLEWPSVLASAGGGSLRMESAAKAAQMRLDLLQRGDWRYQAISRFVNLLGGDHRYSHALALLLIAVIVKLVTTPLTSSSFRSIRAMQSLQPLIKELQEKHKGDRQAMAAEQMRLFKKHKINPLGGCLPMLIQMPILIGVYQGIRFYIYQLANAKFLWISNLALADTPLLIMYALSLYVSQKLTAMPQADPQQQQMQNTMTIMMPLMLTVLFASLPAAFILYWFFYNILITAHQYYLMRQPPPALAPAKEGGEGPPGKGKGRPRRKRRK from the coding sequence GTGAAATCACTTCGTTGCCACATCAAGATCAAGCCCGGGGTTGTCGTCATCGCCCTGGTCGTGGGCCTGGGCGGCCTCGTGGCCGGCGGGTGCATGGGACGCCCGCAGCGGCCGCTTCCCACCGGCAAGATCGAAGAGCTTGGGGTGATGCTCGAAAGCGTGGACCGGGCGAGCGACCAAAGCGTTCGTGACCAACGTCACAAGTGGGATGACGAGCTGCGCCAGTTGACGTCGACCCCAAAGCCCGACCCCGTGAAGAAGGCGAGTCTGGAGTTCGCCATCGGGTACGCCTTCGAGTGCGAGGAGCAGTACCGCGAGGCGATCGACAGCTACGCAGCTGCCGCAAAAGGGCCGCTGCAGGTGCAAGCCCGCTTCCGCATCGGCGAGATCGAACTGTTGGGCCGGCGAGAGCGTAAGGCTGCGGTAGGGGCGTACAGCCAGGCGGCGATGGCGATGCCGGAGGTGCGGGTGTGGGTGCGCACGGCGCCGGAGACGGCGCGGCCGGTGGTGGCGGAGGGGTTGGAGTGGCCCTCGGTGCTGGCGTCGGCCGGCGGGGGCAGCCTGCGAATGGAGTCGGCGGCGAAGGCGGCACAGATGCGCCTCGACCTGCTCCAGCGCGGGGACTGGCGCTACCAGGCGATATCACGCTTCGTGAACCTGCTGGGCGGCGACCATCGTTACTCGCACGCGCTGGCGCTCCTGCTCATCGCGGTCATCGTGAAACTCGTAACGACCCCCCTGACCAGTTCATCCTTCCGCTCCATTCGCGCGATGCAGAGCCTGCAGCCCCTGATTAAGGAATTACAGGAGAAGCACAAGGGGGACCGGCAGGCGATGGCCGCCGAGCAAATGCGGCTGTTCAAGAAGCACAAGATCAACCCCCTGGGCGGCTGCCTGCCGATGCTGATACAGATGCCGATCCTGATCGGGGTGTACCAGGGGATACGCTTCTACATCTACCAACTGGCGAACGCGAAGTTCCTGTGGATCAGTAACCTGGCGCTGGCAGACACGCCGCTGCTGATCATGTACGCGCTGAGCCTGTACGTGTCGCAGAAGCTGACGGCGATGCCGCAGGCGGACCCGCAGCAGCAGCAAATGCAGAACACGATGACGATCATGATGCCGCTGATGTTGACCGTGCTGTTCGCGTCGCTGCCGGCGGCGTTCATACTTTACTGGTTCTTCTACAACATCTTGATTACCGCCCACCAGTACTACCTGATGCGTCAGCCTCCGCCGGCCTTGGCGCCGGCCAAGGAGGGCGGCGAGGGGCCGCCGGGCAAGGGCAAGGGGCGTCCGCGGCGCAAGCGGAGGAAGTAG
- a CDS encoding protein jag, with the protein MVSIEKTAKTAEEAIELALAELGVPRDRVEVEVLEEGRALFGILGSAQARVRVTAETTIGERASQVLAEMLQHMGLEATPEVTEEDDTQAIIDIRGEDLGLLIGKHGQTLAAVQHLVGLMANRGEENRKRIILDAEGYRERREESLRHLAIASARKAKQSGEAITLDPLLPHERRIIHTTLADDADVMTRSVGEDPTRRIVIEPRGGRSGDSRRREQPAFEEPEGEEQSTAATDGFDAERDRPAADSAGTEDDDGEMPSGEQES; encoded by the coding sequence ATGGTATCGATCGAGAAGACGGCGAAGACGGCTGAGGAAGCTATCGAACTGGCGCTAGCGGAGCTCGGCGTACCGCGCGACCGCGTCGAGGTGGAGGTGCTGGAGGAAGGGCGGGCTCTGTTCGGCATCCTGGGGTCAGCGCAGGCGCGGGTGCGGGTGACGGCGGAAACGACGATTGGCGAGCGGGCGTCGCAGGTGTTGGCGGAGATGTTGCAGCACATGGGCCTGGAGGCGACGCCCGAGGTGACGGAGGAAGACGACACGCAGGCGATCATAGACATTCGCGGCGAAGACCTCGGCCTCCTCATCGGCAAGCACGGGCAGACGCTGGCTGCGGTTCAGCATCTGGTGGGCTTGATGGCCAATCGGGGCGAGGAGAACCGCAAGCGCATCATCCTGGACGCGGAGGGCTATCGCGAACGGCGCGAGGAGTCGCTGCGTCACCTCGCCATCGCGTCGGCGCGCAAGGCCAAGCAATCGGGAGAGGCGATCACCCTCGATCCGCTGCTGCCGCACGAGCGCAGAATCATCCACACCACGCTCGCGGATGATGCCGACGTCATGACGCGCAGCGTCGGCGAAGATCCGACGCGGCGCATTGTCATCGAGCCGCGCGGCGGCCGGTCCGGGGATTCCCGGCGACGCGAGCAGCCCGCGTTCGAGGAGCCTGAGGGGGAGGAACAATCCACCGCCGCCACGGACGGGTTCGACGCCGAGCGGGACCGGCCGGCCGCCGACAGCGCCGGAACAGAGGACGACGACGGCGAGATGCCCTCGGGCGAGCAGGAATCGTAG
- a CDS encoding isochorismatase family protein has translation MTRHPNLACKDDSFLVVIDMQQAFWNLVSDKERVLRAVQLLLKCAKPLGLPVIATEQNPTKVGGTLAAVSDLLAGASVIPKMTFSCWAEPAFAAAIESLGRKTAILCGIETHVCLMETALDLIHAGYRVHLPADAVTARGDFNCRFAVDNIRAAGGIISTLEAVLFQLLERAGTDEFRAVMGLIKSEALWEA, from the coding sequence ATGACACGACACCCGAACCTCGCCTGCAAGGACGACTCCTTCCTCGTCGTGATTGACATGCAGCAAGCCTTCTGGAACCTTGTCTCGGACAAGGAGCGCGTCCTGCGCGCGGTTCAGTTGCTGCTCAAGTGCGCCAAGCCCCTCGGCCTGCCCGTTATCGCCACCGAGCAGAACCCGACGAAGGTGGGCGGCACTCTCGCGGCGGTGTCGGACCTGCTTGCGGGGGCGTCGGTCATCCCGAAGATGACCTTCAGTTGCTGGGCGGAACCGGCCTTCGCCGCCGCCATCGAGTCGCTCGGGCGCAAGACCGCGATACTGTGCGGCATCGAGACCCACGTCTGCCTCATGGAGACCGCGCTCGACCTGATCCACGCCGGGTATCGCGTGCATCTTCCGGCCGACGCAGTCACCGCTCGCGGCGACTTCAACTGCCGGTTTGCCGTGGACAACATCCGCGCCGCCGGGGGCATCATCAGCACGTTGGAGGCCGTGCTGTTTCAACTGCTCGAGCGCGCGGGCACCGACGAATTCCGCGCCGTCATGGGCCTCATCAAGTCAGAGGCGCTGTGGGAAGCCTGA